One Setaria viridis chromosome 3, Setaria_viridis_v4.0, whole genome shotgun sequence DNA window includes the following coding sequences:
- the LOC117847441 gene encoding putative glutaredoxin-C14, whose translation MDRVMKLASERAVVVFTLSSCCMCHTVTKLMQDLSVNALVHELDSDPRGKEMERALLKMLGGRGPAVPAVFIGGKLVGGTNRIMSLHLGGELVPMLMNAGALWV comes from the coding sequence ATGGACCGCGTGATGAAGCTGGCGTCGGAGCGTGCTGTGGTTGTGTTCACGCTGAGCTCCTGCTGCATGTGCCACACGGTGACGAAGCTAATGCAGGACCTGAGCGTGAACGCTCTTGTGCACGAGCTGGACAGCGACCCCAGGGGCAAGGAGATGGAGCGCGCCCTGCTCAAGATGCTCGGCGGCAGGGGCCCCGCCGTCCCTGCCGTCTTCATCGGAGGCAAGCTCGTCGGCGGCACCAACAGGATCATGTCCCTCCACCTCGGCGGTGAGCTCGTGCCCATGCTCATGAACGCCGGCGCGCTCTGGGTTTAG
- the LOC117847638 gene encoding putative glutaredoxin-C14: MDRVMKLASERAVVVFTLSSCCMCHTVTKLMQDLSVNALVHELDSDPRGKEMERALLKMLGGRGPAVPAVFIGGKLVGGTNRIMSLHLGGELVPMLKNAGALWL; this comes from the coding sequence ATGGACCGCGTGATGAAGCTGGCATCAGAGAGGGCAGTGGTGGTGTTCACGCTGAGCTCCTGCTGCATGTGCCACACGGTGACGAAGCTAATGCAGGACCTGAGCGTGAACGCTCTTGTGCACGAGCTGGACAGCGACCCCAGGGGCAAGGAGATGGAGCGCGCCCTGCTCAAGATGCTCGGTGGCAGGGGCCCTGCCGTCCCTGCCGTCTTCATCGGAGGCAAGCTCGTCGGCGGCACCAACAGGATCATGTCCCTCCACCTCGGCGGCGAGCTCGTGCCCATGCTCAAGAACGCCGGCGCGCTCTGGCTATAG
- the LOC117847533 gene encoding glutaredoxin-C15 — protein MAERVSRLSTEKAVVIFTTSQCPMCHTVSSLFSELGVCAAVHELDKDPRGREMERELARRLGRVPPVPAVFIGGKLVGSTDRVMSLHLAGNLVPMLKGAGAIWL, from the coding sequence ATGGCGGAGAGGGTGTCGAGGCTGTCAACGGAGAAGGCGGTGGTGATCTTCACGACGAGCCAGTGCCCGATGTGCCACACGGTGTCGAGCCTCTTCTCCGAGCTCGGCGTGTGCGCGGCGGTGCACGAGCTGGACAAGGACCCCCGCGGCCGCGAGATGGAGCGGGAGCTAGCACGCCGCCTTGGTCGTGTGCCGCCTGTCCCCGCCGTCTTCATCGGCGGCAAGCTCGTCGGCTCCACTGACAGGGTTATGTCTCTTCACCTCGCCGGCAATCTTGTGCCCATGCTCAAAGGCGCCGGCGCCATATGGCTCTGA